Within Haloterrigena salifodinae, the genomic segment TGCGATCACCGTCGAGATGCGCAGCGGCGCGTCGTATCGGTAGGCGAAGTACGCGATCGGGAGCGCCATGATCACGTACGCGGTCCACGCGGAGAGGCCCCAGTGGAAGAACGTGTACTGGATCGCCCCAACGGCGGCCCCCGCCGATTGCGCCTCAGCGCCGATGAACGGCGAGACGGTGTCGTAGTGGAAGATTGCCTCGGCAGGGCCCCAGAACACGATCCCGGCGGCGATCCCCGCCGAGTACAGCATCGCGAAGTACGCGAGGAACGTGAACTCCGGCTCTTCGTCCTCGCCGCCGAGCTTGATGTTGCCCCACGGTCCGAATATCAGGAAGCCGGCGAACGCGACCAGGGCGAACATCGCGACCAGGTACCACCAGCCCGCGGCGGTCCACAGGAAGTCGTTCACGCTGGTCATGTACCCCGACGTGGTCTCCGGCCAGAGGACGAACGCGATTACCGCCGCGGCGGCGATGAAGAAGCCGGCTACGAACACCGGCGTGTCGAGTTCCTCGAGGAACCGTCCGACCGGTCCGTTTGATTCAGCTCCCGCCATTGTAGATCACCGTTTCACCGCTGTTCGATCGCCGCGATCGGTGGCGGACGTCCGCCACTCAATCGTCTCATTCGACGGGGCGTCGCGCCCCCGCTCGGTCCATCGGGTTCTCGTACGCTCGTTCTCGCCGATCATTGTTAGTGACTACCTCTCATTGGTTCTCTTCGTTCTTCGGTATAAGCCTACCCTTCAATCTAGTATCGAACACGTTCATCAGGGAATTAACTCTCAAACCGACCGAACCCGCCCTCCTTTCCACAAAACATCATTATATTTTCATTTTCGGTTCACGTCCTCGACGATGTACCCTTCGGCTTCGATCGCGTCGATGATCGTCGCGGCGTGTTCGGCGCCGCTGGTCTCAATTTGAAACACCAGGTACGCCTCGCCGACGGTGAGATCCTCAACCGCGCGGTCGTGCCGGACCGTCTGGATGTTCGCTCCGTGATCGGCGATGACGCCCGAGATGTCGTCCATCTTTCCGGGCATGTCGTCGATCCGGACGCGCAGCCGCAGGATCTGTCCCCGCTCCGTGAGCGCGTGGATGAGGACGGTCTGCAGCATCGTCATGTCCAGGTTCCCGCCGCCGAGGACGGGCATGACGGTTTCACCGCTGACGTCCAACTGATCGCTCAAGACGGCCGCGACCGACGCGGCGGCCGCGCCCTCGACGACCTGTTTCGCGCGCTCGAGCAGCAGTAGGATCGCGTTGGCGATCTCCGCGTCGGAGACGGTGACGACCTCGTCGACGTGGTCCTCGATAAGTCGTAGCGTCAGGTCAGAGATCCCGCCGGTCGCGATCCCGTCGGCGATGGTATCGACTTCGTCGAGCGTGACCGGAATTCCCTTGTCGAGACTCTCGTGGACGGTCGCGGCTCCCTCGGCCTGAACGCCGACGACGCGCGTCTCGGGGGAGAGGTGGTCGAGCGCGGTGGCGACACCGCTGATGAGTCCGCCGCCCCCGATCGGGACGACGACGGTATCGACGTCGGGGCAGTCCTCGTGGATCTCGATGCCGAGCGTCCCCTGTCCGGCGACGATGTGCGGATCGTCGTACGCGTGGACGAACTCGACGTCGTTGTCGGCGGCATAGTCCTGTGCGTACGCCATCGCCTCCTGGAAGTCCTGTCCGACCAGTTCGACCGTCGCGCCGTAGCTCCGCGTCGCGTCGATCTTCGCCTGCGGGGCGTGGGTCGGCATTACGATCGTCGAGTCCGCGCCGCACTTCGTCGCCGCGAGGGCGACGCCCTGTGCGTGGTTGCCCGCGCTCGCGGCGACGAACTCGTCGGCTCCGTCGTCGACTGCCTGTTTGATCTTGTTGTACCCGCCTCGCGTCTTGAACGAGCCGGTCCACTGGAGGTGCTCCATCTTCAGGTACACCTCCGCGTCGACCATCTTGCCGAGCGACGTGCTCCGCTCGACCGGCGTCCGCTTGACGACCGTCTCGTCGTCGAGGCGGTCGCGCGCTCGTTCGATGTCTGCATACTGAACTAATGGTTCTCGTTCCTGAGGTTCACTCATGATTGAATACTGTGGATGTTGGCCGGCGATCGCTACCGGCTATCGGATGATCTTGTCGCGACCGGGATCGAACAGGGGCTCGTCGCGGACCGTCGCGTCGTAGGTCTCCCCTTCGCACTGGATCTGCACCGACGTCCCGGCGTCGGCGTACTCGCTGGGCAGGTACGTGTAGGCGATCGATTCGCCGACGCTGTAGCCGTAGCCGCCGGCCTGAACGTAGCCGACGGCCTCGCCGTCAGCGAGCACCGGCCGGCCGCTCAGCATCGCGTCGGTCGAATCGTCCACCGTCAGACAGGCGACCTCGGTATCGATGCCCTCTTCTTTGGCCTCGACGAGCGCCTCCTTCCCGATGAACTCGGTGTCGAGGTCGACGGCGAAGGGGAGGCCGGCGGCGAACGGATCGACGTCGGTGTCGACGTCCGTTCCCCACAGGCGGAACCCTTTCTCGAGGCGCATCGACTCGAGTGCGCCGCCGCCCATGGGCCTGACGTCGAGATCTTCACCGGCCTCCCAGAGCGTGTTCCAAAGCTTCTGGCCGTACTCGGAGGGTGCCCACAGCTCCCAGCCGAGTTCGCCGACGTACGAGACCCGCAGCGCGATCACGGGGACGTCGCCGACGTAGAGCCGCTTGCAACTGAAGTACGGGAACTCGTCGTTAGAGACGTCGGCATCGGTGACTCGCTGGAGCAGCAATCGAGACTTCGGACCCCACAGTCCGACGGTACACTTCGCGGATTCCTCGATCGTCACGGAGACTGTGTCGGGCGCGTGGTCCTCGATCCAGGAGCCGTGGATACCCGGCGAGTTGCCGCCGCCGGTAGTCACCATGTACTCGTCCTCGTCGAGGCGGGCGACGGTGAGGTCGGCGATGATCGTGCCGCCCTCGTTCAGCATCGTCGTGTACCGAACCTTTCCGACGTCGATCTCCATGT encodes:
- the ilvA gene encoding threonine ammonia-lyase, with protein sequence MSEPQEREPLVQYADIERARDRLDDETVVKRTPVERSTSLGKMVDAEVYLKMEHLQWTGSFKTRGGYNKIKQAVDDGADEFVAASAGNHAQGVALAATKCGADSTIVMPTHAPQAKIDATRSYGATVELVGQDFQEAMAYAQDYAADNDVEFVHAYDDPHIVAGQGTLGIEIHEDCPDVDTVVVPIGGGGLISGVATALDHLSPETRVVGVQAEGAATVHESLDKGIPVTLDEVDTIADGIATGGISDLTLRLIEDHVDEVVTVSDAEIANAILLLLERAKQVVEGAAAASVAAVLSDQLDVSGETVMPVLGGGNLDMTMLQTVLIHALTERGQILRLRVRIDDMPGKMDDISGVIADHGANIQTVRHDRAVEDLTVGEAYLVFQIETSGAEHAATIIDAIEAEGYIVEDVNRK